One genomic region from Aneurinibacillus migulanus encodes:
- the pth gene encoding aminoacyl-tRNA hydrolase, translating into MKVIVGLGNPGKQYEMTRHNVGFWAIDKLAQDWNIMLSAGKFKGLIGEGRIGTEKVLLVKPMTYMNLSGECVGPLLNFYKLDAEEDLLVIYDDLDLPCGKIRLRTKGSSGGHNGMKSLIAHLGTEEFKRIKVGIDRPAPGRKVVDHVLTTFSPEELADVQDAVERSVEASKAWMEISFLRVMNQFN; encoded by the coding sequence ATGAAAGTAATTGTAGGACTGGGTAATCCGGGTAAGCAGTATGAAATGACCCGACATAATGTCGGGTTCTGGGCGATAGATAAACTTGCACAGGATTGGAATATTATGCTATCAGCAGGTAAATTCAAAGGTCTTATCGGTGAGGGACGTATCGGCACGGAAAAAGTGCTGTTGGTTAAACCGATGACGTACATGAACTTATCCGGAGAATGCGTCGGTCCGCTTTTGAATTTTTATAAGTTGGATGCCGAAGAGGATTTGCTTGTCATATATGATGATCTTGACCTGCCATGCGGGAAAATCCGCCTGCGTACAAAGGGAAGCTCTGGTGGCCATAATGGCATGAAGTCACTGATTGCTCATTTGGGCACAGAGGAATTTAAACGGATTAAAGTCGGTATTGATCGGCCTGCTCCAGGGCGCAAAGTAGTTGATCATGTATTAACTACGTTTTCACCAGAGGAGCTGGCCGATGTGCAGGATGCGGTAGAGCGGTCCGTTGAAGCCTCAAAAGCATGGATGGAGATCTCGTTTTTGCGTGTAATGAATCAATTTAACTAG
- the glmU gene encoding bifunctional UDP-N-acetylglucosamine diphosphorylase/glucosamine-1-phosphate N-acetyltransferase GlmU produces MSDKFAVVLAAGQGTRMKSKLYKVLHSVCGKPMVQHVVDSLNELQADRIVVVVGHGADKVKEQLGSDVEYAMQEEQLGTAHAVMQVAPILKGRKGTTLVLSGDEPLISSETLEALVAHHEANQAAATILTRVMDNPTGYGRIIRGEDGGVERIVEQKDATEEEQCVKEINTGTYCFDNEKLFAILEKVDNNNAQGEYYLPDAVEILKSQGERIEASITEEITIGVNDRVALAKAESMMRERILTKHMKEGVTIIDPSNTYIEADVVIGRDSIIYPGTLIGAGTVIGEECIIGPHTQLTNCQVGDRVEIKQSVLVDSRIDSEATVGPFAYIRPNSHIGEGAKVGDFVEIKNTSLGKGSKVSHLTYLGDAEVGADVNVGCGTVTVNYDGVNKHKTVIKDRSFVGCNANLVAPVTVGEGAYVAAGSTVTDDVPDGALAIARERQTNKEGYAKNIIKK; encoded by the coding sequence ATGTCAGATAAATTTGCGGTTGTATTGGCTGCAGGCCAAGGAACACGAATGAAATCAAAGCTGTATAAAGTGCTGCATTCCGTTTGCGGTAAGCCGATGGTTCAGCATGTTGTGGACAGCTTGAACGAACTGCAGGCGGATCGCATCGTTGTTGTTGTCGGCCACGGAGCAGACAAGGTAAAAGAGCAACTAGGCAGCGATGTCGAATATGCGATGCAGGAAGAGCAGCTGGGCACGGCTCACGCAGTGATGCAGGTAGCCCCGATTTTGAAAGGAAGAAAGGGAACGACACTTGTCCTTTCCGGTGACGAACCGTTAATTAGCTCCGAGACGCTAGAAGCGCTTGTGGCACATCATGAAGCTAACCAGGCGGCTGCGACTATTCTTACCCGGGTGATGGACAACCCGACAGGATACGGCCGTATTATTCGTGGTGAAGACGGCGGTGTTGAGCGCATTGTTGAACAGAAGGATGCAACGGAAGAAGAACAATGCGTGAAAGAAATCAATACAGGTACATATTGCTTCGATAATGAGAAGCTTTTTGCCATTCTTGAAAAAGTTGATAACAATAATGCACAGGGTGAGTATTACTTGCCTGACGCGGTTGAAATCCTAAAGAGTCAGGGAGAGCGCATCGAAGCTTCTATTACGGAAGAGATTACAATCGGTGTCAATGACCGTGTAGCGCTTGCTAAAGCGGAATCGATGATGAGAGAACGCATTCTCACCAAGCATATGAAAGAGGGCGTTACAATTATTGATCCTTCCAATACGTACATTGAGGCCGATGTAGTTATCGGTCGTGATTCTATTATTTACCCAGGTACGTTAATTGGAGCAGGGACTGTTATCGGCGAAGAGTGCATCATCGGCCCTCATACGCAGCTTACGAATTGCCAGGTAGGCGATCGCGTGGAAATCAAGCAATCTGTATTGGTAGATAGCCGGATTGATAGCGAGGCCACAGTTGGCCCGTTCGCGTATATCCGTCCAAATTCTCACATTGGTGAAGGCGCGAAGGTGGGCGATTTCGTAGAAATTAAGAATACGTCGCTTGGCAAAGGCAGTAAAGTATCGCACCTGACCTACTTAGGTGATGCAGAAGTGGGAGCGGATGTGAATGTAGGTTGCGGTACGGTAACGGTAAACTATGATGGTGTGAATAAGCATAAAACGGTAATCAAGGACCGTTCTTTCGTAGGTTGCAATGCGAATCTTGTAGCGCCGGTGACCGTAGGGGAAGGTGCATATGTGGCTGCCGGATCTACGGTAACGGATGACGTGCCGGATGGCGCGCTGGCGATTGCTCGTGAGCGTCAAACAAACAAAGAAGGTTACGCAAAAAATATTATAAAGAAATAA
- a CDS encoding anti-sigma-F factor Fin codes for MAIRYICPHCGTQHAAIEHAEATEDRLGFHFLTPEERKHIISYEANGDTVASVTCEYCSEAIYRYPELMYPLQ; via the coding sequence ATGGCGATACGATATATCTGCCCGCATTGCGGTACACAGCATGCGGCAATCGAACATGCTGAGGCGACAGAAGATAGATTGGGGTTTCATTTCTTGACCCCTGAAGAGAGGAAACATATAATTAGCTATGAAGCAAATGGGGATACGGTGGCAAGTGTTACATGTGAATACTGCAGTGAAGCTATTTACCGTTACCCTGAACTTATGTATCCTTTACAATAA
- a CDS encoding 50S ribosomal protein L25/general stress protein Ctc: MAMELQAQKRQVGPRSTLTELRNKGKIPAVLYGSDVENASIAIEESHFQQLVNQQGLNHVIKLNVDGKPLNVMIKDLQSDPLKNKVLHLDFGTINMNEKTDTSVFIVLQGEAQGVKDGGVLQHTLRELNISCLPSKIPDSITYNIEKLVVGDTVTVADLIVSGDIEILDSPDTVVLTIVPPQAEPVEGTTEEEAEAEAGVAEANDEENSSGDAVPNKNEES; encoded by the coding sequence ATGGCAATGGAACTGCAAGCGCAAAAGAGACAGGTAGGACCGCGGTCTACGCTAACCGAATTACGCAACAAAGGGAAAATTCCCGCCGTTTTGTACGGAAGTGATGTGGAAAATGCATCAATTGCGATTGAAGAAAGCCATTTTCAGCAACTTGTAAACCAACAAGGGTTGAATCATGTAATCAAACTGAACGTAGACGGGAAGCCTCTCAATGTTATGATTAAAGACTTGCAGAGTGACCCGCTCAAGAATAAAGTGCTGCATTTGGATTTCGGCACAATCAATATGAATGAAAAAACGGACACAAGCGTGTTCATTGTGCTGCAAGGAGAAGCTCAGGGCGTGAAAGACGGCGGTGTGCTCCAGCATACGTTACGTGAGTTGAACATCAGCTGCTTGCCTAGCAAAATCCCGGACAGCATTACGTATAATATTGAAAAGCTTGTTGTCGGCGATACAGTAACGGTGGCTGATCTTATCGTTTCAGGCGATATTGAGATATTGGACAGCCCAGACACAGTTGTCCTCACTATTGTGCCACCGCAGGCAGAACCAGTAGAAGGAACGACTGAGGAAGAAGCCGAGGCGGAGGCGGGCGTCGCAGAAGCGAACGATGAAGAGAACAGCTCTGGTGATGCAGTGCCGAATAAAAACGAAGAATCATAA
- a CDS encoding RidA family protein encodes MEQISTNKAPAAIGPYSQAIKVGNFLYTSGQIPLTPEGELVTGDIVAQTHQVFANLKAVLTAANATLDDVVKVTVFVKDINDFGAINEIYGQYFGEHRPARSLVEVARLPKDVSLEIELVAALER; translated from the coding sequence ATGGAACAGATTTCTACCAATAAAGCGCCGGCCGCTATCGGCCCTTATTCGCAAGCCATTAAAGTCGGGAATTTTTTGTATACATCCGGTCAAATTCCGTTAACACCGGAAGGAGAGCTTGTGACAGGTGATATCGTAGCGCAGACGCATCAAGTATTCGCTAACCTAAAGGCGGTATTGACCGCTGCAAATGCGACGCTGGATGATGTCGTGAAGGTAACAGTCTTTGTCAAAGATATCAATGATTTCGGTGCGATTAATGAAATTTACGGCCAATACTTCGGTGAGCATCGTCCAGCCCGTTCTCTGGTGGAGGTTGCGAGACTACCGAAGGACGTATCACTTGAAATTGAGTTGGTTGCAGCTCTGGAACGTTAA
- a CDS encoding ribose-phosphate diphosphokinase translates to MANYRDPKLKVFTCNANPALAKEIVDHIGLPMGNAQVVHFSDGEVQIKLNESVRGADVFVIQSTSAPVNEHLMELLVMVDALKRASAKSINVVIPYYGYARQDRKARARDPITAKLVANLIETAGAHRVITMDLHATQIQGFFDIPVDHLLGVPILGKHFAEKELEDVVVVSPDHGGVTRARKLAERLEAPIAIIDKRRPEPNVAEVMNIVGNIEGRTAIIIDDIIDTAGTITLAANALMEAGAKAVYACCTHPVLSGPAIERIENSSIKELIVTNTIPLGPEKQSNKIQALSVAPIIGEAIIRVHEELSVSKLFD, encoded by the coding sequence ATGGCGAATTATCGCGACCCGAAACTGAAAGTCTTTACTTGTAATGCAAATCCGGCTTTGGCGAAAGAAATTGTGGATCATATCGGTCTTCCGATGGGAAATGCACAGGTTGTGCATTTCAGCGATGGAGAAGTGCAGATTAAGTTGAATGAGAGCGTACGCGGTGCTGATGTATTTGTTATTCAATCCACCAGCGCACCTGTTAATGAGCATTTAATGGAACTTTTGGTTATGGTAGACGCACTGAAGCGAGCTTCTGCCAAAAGCATCAATGTAGTCATTCCCTATTATGGCTATGCTCGTCAGGACCGTAAAGCACGGGCTCGTGATCCGATTACTGCAAAATTGGTTGCGAATTTAATTGAAACAGCCGGAGCGCATCGTGTTATTACTATGGACCTCCATGCTACGCAAATCCAAGGGTTTTTCGATATTCCGGTCGATCACCTACTAGGTGTGCCGATTCTCGGAAAGCACTTTGCGGAGAAAGAACTTGAAGACGTGGTTGTTGTATCACCTGACCACGGAGGCGTGACGCGGGCAAGAAAATTAGCCGAACGTCTGGAAGCTCCGATCGCCATTATCGATAAACGCCGACCAGAGCCGAATGTGGCCGAGGTAATGAACATTGTTGGTAATATCGAAGGTCGTACGGCTATCATTATTGATGACATCATTGATACGGCAGGTACGATTACACTGGCGGCGAATGCATTGATGGAAGCAGGAGCTAAAGCGGTATATGCTTGCTGCACGCATCCGGTGCTGTCGGGACCGGCCATCGAGCGTATTGAAAACTCCAGCATTAAAGAGTTGATTGTAACCAATACGATTCCGCTTGGACCGGAGAAGCAAAGCAACAAAATCCAGGCGCTGTCTGTGGCGCCAATCATCGGGGAAGCGATTATTCGTGTGCATGAAGAACTATCTGTAAGCAAATTGTTTGATTAA
- the spoVG gene encoding septation regulator SpoVG, translating to MEVTDVRLRRVNTDGRMKAICSITIDNEFVVHDIRVIDGNNGMFVAMPSKRTPEGEFRDIAHPISSSTREKIQAAVLAEYERVGEIETTEELVEEGA from the coding sequence ATGGAAGTAACGGACGTAAGACTCCGCCGTGTAAACACTGATGGTCGTATGAAAGCGATTTGCTCGATTACGATCGACAATGAATTCGTGGTGCATGACATCCGTGTCATTGACGGCAACAACGGTATGTTTGTAGCTATGCCTAGCAAACGTACACCAGAAGGAGAATTCCGCGACATCGCACATCCTATCTCTTCGTCTACTCGCGAGAAGATTCAAGCCGCTGTATTGGCTGAATATGAGCGCGTAGGAGAAATAGAAACAACCGAAGAACTGGTTGAAGAGGGAGCTTAG